A genome region from Aurantiacibacter sp. MUD61 includes the following:
- a CDS encoding DUF2721 domain-containing protein, translating to MIETGAMIAQTIQLALAPVFVLVAIGSIIGTLTQRLGRVVDRSRELQRLHGKTEGAEHDMVVREIRQLDRRIDLIGSALRTLVQSGLIIGVTVVLLFAEEFAHIGLNPIAAGTFILAIGLLMWALVLFLRETREATEALRIPESYLEKERTL from the coding sequence ATGATCGAGACTGGCGCAATGATCGCCCAAACCATCCAGTTGGCGCTGGCGCCGGTGTTCGTGCTGGTGGCAATTGGCAGCATTATCGGCACGTTAACGCAGCGGTTGGGGCGTGTGGTCGATCGCAGTCGGGAATTGCAGAGGCTTCATGGCAAAACCGAAGGCGCGGAACACGATATGGTGGTGCGCGAGATCCGCCAGCTTGACCGGCGCATCGATCTGATCGGCAGCGCGCTGAGGACCTTGGTGCAGTCAGGCCTGATAATCGGGGTCACGGTGGTGCTGCTGTTTGCCGAGGAATTCGCGCATATCGGGCTCAACCCGATTGCAGCGGGCACATTCATCCTGGCGATTGGGCTGCTGATGTGGGCGCTGGTGCTGTTTCTGCGCGAAACACGCGAAGCGACCGAAGCGCTGCGCATTCCGGAAAGCTATCTGGAGAAAGAGCGCACGCTCTGA
- a CDS encoding polyhydroxyalkanoic acid system family protein, which produces MQVAIPHNLGREEVRRRLQENGHQIGDNMPGGMAEITTSWPTEDRMALSITAMGQALTGTIDIEDEQVLFEMILPPALGFLKPIVEGAIADQGRRMLEPPKE; this is translated from the coding sequence ATGCAAGTTGCGATACCGCACAATCTGGGCCGGGAAGAGGTCCGCCGCCGCTTGCAGGAAAACGGCCACCAGATCGGCGACAACATGCCGGGCGGCATGGCCGAAATCACCACCAGCTGGCCGACCGAAGACCGCATGGCGCTTTCCATCACGGCGATGGGTCAGGCGCTGACGGGCACGATCGACATTGAAGACGAGCAGGTGCTGTTCGAAATGATCCTGCCGCCCGCGCTCGGCTTCCTGAAGCCGATTGTCGAAGGAGCCATTGCCGATCAGGGTCGCCGCATGCTGGAGCCGCCGAAAGAATAG